AGATTATATATAAAGAGACACTTCTATGGATTGGCTGACAGCAGCTTTAACGCTCTGTGGTTATCTGATCACCCTGGCTCTGATTCCCAACATCCTGCTGAAAAAGAAACGTCACCCGGTTTCAACGGTCTCCTGGATTCTGACCATTCTGCTGTTACCCGGCCTGGGGGGCATCATCTATCTGTTTTTCGGAATCAACCGCGTCCAGAGACGTTCGCTCTCCAAAGAAAAAGCCAATCAGTCGCTCGCACCCAAGCTTCCGCAAGTCATACAAAATCAATTGCTCTCCCGGGAAGACTATCTGCCGCTTAATCAGAATTTGATGAGGCTGGCACAGAACATCACACACACGGTGCCCACATTTGGAAACCAGATCGAACTCTTAAACGACACAAATCGCACACTGGGGTTGATCAAACAGGCAATTATGAACGCCGAGCACTCTCTGCACCTGGAATACTATATCTGGCAGCCAGATCGCTCCGGTACACTCATACGTGATATGCTCATTGAAAAAGCAAAAGCGGGAGTCGAAGTTCGATTTCTGTATGATGGTTTTGGCTCATTGAATTTACGTAATCGTTTTTTCAAACCGATGCTGGAAGCGGGAATTCAGGTGGCACCGTTTCTTCCCGGTGCCAGTTTTCGAGAACGATGGTCGTTCAATTTACGGAATCACCGCAAACTGGTCCTCGTCGACGGTAAGATCGCTTTTACGGGCGGTATGAATATCGGCGATGAATACCTGGGACAGGACGCCGTCCTGGGGTTCTGGCGCGATACGCACCTCAAAATCGAAGGTCCCGAAGCACTGCAGTTACAGCAGGTCTTTGCCGAGGACTGGTTTTTTGCGACGGGTGAAGCCTTAACTCAGCCTCAGTACTATCCTCATCCTTCCACAACCGGGAACATCACCGCGCAAACACTTTCTTCAGGGCCGGAAAAAAACGCCGATGTCTTTTTGACCCTGTTTTTCGCCGCAATCAATGAAGCGCGTGACAGCATTGTACTGGCAACATCTTATTTTGTTCCGCCGGAATCACTCACGACCGCTCTCGAATCGGCTGCCCAACGAGGAGTCAAGGTGACACTGCTCGTCGCCGGCAAATCAGCAAACCCGACCACCGTGTATGCAGGGCGTTCCTATTACGATTCACTGCTGGATGTCGGCGTGGAAATTTATGAATATAACAAAGGTATCATTCACTCAAAATCGCTGACCATTGATGGCTGCTGGTCACTGGTAGGAACGGCAAACTTTGACTTCCGCAGCTTAATTCTCAACTTTGAAGTCGGCCTGGCCATCTACGACCGGAAATTCGCATCGCGACTCAGAGAATCAATTGAGAACGACCTCCTGGGTGCCGTCAAAATTAGAGAAGAAGATTGGGAGAAACGTAGCAAACTGGTCATTTTACGACAAAATCTGTGTCGGCTGTTTGCCCCGGTCATGTAGCAGTGCAAACTAAGATCAGCCGCGATTATCGAGTCGTATGCCGATATCCCTGTGAAGCCCCCTCAGGTAATGTTGTCAGATAGCCAAATAACTGAATCGCTTCTTCCTTGGTCAACAGATTCAGCAATCCTTCCGGCATTGATGACTTTTTCACGGGAATAATCTCGTCGACCTCGTCTTTGTTAACCAGTTGCTTCGTGCCTTCGCTAGTTAACAACATGATCTGATCCGGGCCCGCCGCTCCCATCATGCCCGTCAATGTTTTACCAGCCTCTGTAATAATTGTGAATGTCGGATACTCTTCTGACACAAAGTGCGAGGGAAAGATGGTAGCCGTCATTATTTCTTTCCGCTGTAATCTGCGACTGACGTGCGTCAGATCGGGTCCCACTTTTTCTCCCAGTTTCCCATAACGGTGACACTTCACACACGTTGCTTTGACATACGCCTTCTCACCCAGTTTCAAATCAAAAGATTTCTTGGATCGCTTCCGCAACTCGCTCTGTAATTCCTGATATTTCCAGCGACTGTCTTTCGCTTCAACCGGGAGGACTGCAGCCAACTCATCAGGATATTTTTCCGCAAACCATTTCTGCCAGGCAAGCATCGGCGACTGCTTCTCACTAGTCAGCTGTTTCAACTGCTTTCCCGTCCAATGCTCTAACAGATCAGAGGCAAGTTGCTGCCCTTCCGCATCCTGTTCCAGTCCGACCAGAATGGCCTGGCGAATCCATTGGGCTTTATTCGAGCGTCGACGAAATTTCGCTAACGTCTTCATGACTGCTTTTGCCTGCTCTCCTTCAACCATATTCAGAGAACGAACTAAAATTCGCCAGTCTGCATCCCGCCGCTGATTTTCCCGGGCATACCAGCTGATGGCTTCCGCCACATCATTCCGACGTTCCGGATAGGACTCATACAGTTCATGCAGATAGATCAACGTCGGTTCGTCAGCGATCCGTGCCATCGCGATCAGCAATGCATTGATCGTGCGGTCTGCCTGCTTTTCACGAAGATTTTTGTTTTGTAATTTGATTTCCAGATTGCGTAACGCGGGAAATTCAGCCCCCGTCATTCGTTCCAGAGGCTGGCCTTCGACCAAAATCCGATAATCCCCCGGAGACACTTCTTCCAGAATAGCGTTTTCCAGGTCTTCAATCGGCAGCGAGAGAGCAGGTTTCATCGCCATAACCGCCGACGGAATACTGACCAACAATAATACAATCACCGCACTAATACTGCTGAGTCTACTCCCGGTGATCATGGTTCGTATCCTGTCTATGCCAGAGGCTCGGCCTTAGATGCTAAAATGAAATCTGATTCCTAATCTTACTGAAGATAGCAGGCCGCACACTATGTTCATTTCCCGTTTTTGTTTAAAATTTAGCCAGTTCAACTTGAAAGAGAACGATAATTCACTGGTTGGATCAGAACAGAATTGAGCGGAATGGCGCTAGCCACCGGTACAATGCCAGATAATATTTCGGGCGGCTAGCACCGTACCACTCAACAATAATTCATCGTGACTGTCTTTCTCTTGAGAGCAAGTCAGCTTGTTTAAAATTTTTTCCGACGTTCAGGGACGAAACATGATCGCAACACATTCCACCTGCCGAAACCAGTTCCCCATCATCCTCGCATTGACACTGCTCTTGTTTTCCATTGGATGTACCGCCCAAAAAGAATCCAAACCAGAGAGCACAAAAACAGAGGCATCCAGTCAAACCGAGGTCG
This window of the Gimesia fumaroli genome carries:
- the cls gene encoding cardiolipin synthase, translating into MDWLTAALTLCGYLITLALIPNILLKKKRHPVSTVSWILTILLLPGLGGIIYLFFGINRVQRRSLSKEKANQSLAPKLPQVIQNQLLSREDYLPLNQNLMRLAQNITHTVPTFGNQIELLNDTNRTLGLIKQAIMNAEHSLHLEYYIWQPDRSGTLIRDMLIEKAKAGVEVRFLYDGFGSLNLRNRFFKPMLEAGIQVAPFLPGASFRERWSFNLRNHRKLVLVDGKIAFTGGMNIGDEYLGQDAVLGFWRDTHLKIEGPEALQLQQVFAEDWFFATGEALTQPQYYPHPSTTGNITAQTLSSGPEKNADVFLTLFFAAINEARDSIVLATSYFVPPESLTTALESAAQRGVKVTLLVAGKSANPTTVYAGRSYYDSLLDVGVEIYEYNKGIIHSKSLTIDGCWSLVGTANFDFRSLILNFEVGLAIYDRKFASRLRESIENDLLGAVKIREEDWEKRSKLVILRQNLCRLFAPVM
- a CDS encoding c-type cytochrome, with protein sequence MITGSRLSSISAVIVLLLVSIPSAVMAMKPALSLPIEDLENAILEEVSPGDYRILVEGQPLERMTGAEFPALRNLEIKLQNKNLREKQADRTINALLIAMARIADEPTLIYLHELYESYPERRNDVAEAISWYARENQRRDADWRILVRSLNMVEGEQAKAVMKTLAKFRRRSNKAQWIRQAILVGLEQDAEGQQLASDLLEHWTGKQLKQLTSEKQSPMLAWQKWFAEKYPDELAAVLPVEAKDSRWKYQELQSELRKRSKKSFDLKLGEKAYVKATCVKCHRYGKLGEKVGPDLTHVSRRLQRKEIMTATIFPSHFVSEEYPTFTIITEAGKTLTGMMGAAGPDQIMLLTSEGTKQLVNKDEVDEIIPVKKSSMPEGLLNLLTKEEAIQLFGYLTTLPEGASQGYRHTTR